AATGCCGATTTTGTAAGAGCCGTGGTAGATGCTCCATCAAATCGCGCTAAGGCATTATATCCTTCAGGATTAATACATGATGTTGCATTACTCGTTACAAAGCCGCCGCCACCAGAAGCTACCGTAAGAGAACCAGTAATGGTTAAATCTCCATACACTATTTCATTAGCGTCAATACAAAGATTATTGTTAGCATTGCTCGTGATGCAACCGCATACATCGATATTGTTACCAACGGTAAGGTCGCCTGTTTTTGAAGCGCAATTACCAACCGTTACATTACCGGTAGTTAACGTTCCATCAATGGTTACATCTTTGGCAAACGTGGCATTACCCAGAACCTTTAACTTGCATTGAACAATAAGTTTTTTCAGTTTTTTTGTATCACGACTTCTCATGTGTTCGTCAATGGAAAGACCGTTTACAGCGTCTTCAAGTTCGGCTGATAAATGTGCGTATTGAGTGTCGCCTATTTTTTCACGATTGTTTTCAAGTGCTATGCATGCTTGCTCAATGCAATCAGCGAGATGATTATAAGAAATTTTTTCATTTGAAGACTGAGCGCGCTTACACAAATCGGTAAGATGCTCTTGCAAATCTATTTGATCGGATATGAGTACAATGGTTTTAAAAATTGGGATCAATGTAGTTATATCAATACTATTTTCATTTTCTTGATTATTCGCTTGAGGTGTAGCCATTTTTTGTTCAATGTGTTCAAAACTAAGACTCAACTGAGCCCAGCAACAGCATGAAATCAAGGCCATCAAAGATACAATACTCATTCTCTCTCCTCACTAAAAAGGAATCATCACAAAAATTATTACAACAAAAATTATCTTATGCTTATGGGTCAATGCTTGTCTATAAAAAGATATTTGTTTAGGTTCTATAGCCTCTTTTTTAGAAGGATTATCTTTTTGTAGTGAATCAATGATTAAGAGAGCAGCAACGTTATACACAAATGTGCGACACTATTTTTCTTGACTCAGCAAATCTAGTTATGGTGAGATCTGAATGTCACTATATTTAAAAATGAAGGAGTAGCTGTTGTTAACAAGAAAATGTATTATTTTTATTTTTTTATTGTGTGTCTTAAGAATTGAATGTGTCGAGTTTGATGTGCGAGCTGCCGCTCTATTTCCTCACGCCAAGTTGTTTCGTCAGATCTATGGTACAGCAAGCCCATCATGTCAAATTGAAGCATCGTGCGCTATAAAAGATTGTCTTGCGGCATGGTCCAATCTTTCTTATGTGCATGCATCAGGCAAGTCTATTCCTCTAAAAAATAAAGCTAAACTTGATATCGTGCCTTTAAGCATAGGTTTAAAGTTTCTTTATCATCTAGACAATGATTGGGAGGTATATACTGGAGCGGGGTTATGCTATACCTGGCTCAAAGAAACAATCAATTGTCATCGGTCAAACAACACGAGTCATATTGGCGGCGTTGTTAAGCTTGGCGCATCAAAACATTATAGATGTTTAAGGGTTTCACTTTTTGGTGATTATCAGTTGCAAAAATTTGTAGCAAAACATTCAACATATAATCAAAAAGTTGGCGCTGGTGGTTTTTTGCTTGGTGGTGCACTAGGTGTAACATTTTAGGTTCTGTTGTCTAGGATAAAAATATGAAAAAGATTTTTTATTATATCATGTTATTTTTTTGTGTTTGCTTGGCGCCTCACTATGCAAGTGCTGCAGCAATAATAGCTGGCACTGTCACAGATTCTGTCACAGGTTTGCCAATCTCAGGAGCTCTTGTTGAAGCCTTTAGGGGAAATCAAGTTCGATATTCCACTACAACAATTGGTGATGGGACTTACTCTTTATCGGGTATAGAGCCAAGCGTTTATACATTAATAATAAGTGCGCCAGGCTATCAAACTCAATCAGTAGGGGTTAACCCAAGAAATGGTCAAGTAACCATCGTTGATATTGCATTAGTGCCCAATGGAGGTACAATTTCTGGTACCGTGACAAATGCTATAACAACGTTGCCTATTGCAGGCGCTACGATTGAGGTTTTTCAGGATAATACGCTCATTGGACAAGCAACCACAAATGGCAGCGGTGGCTATTCAGTACCAAACTTAGCTCCCGGTAATTATGTAGTGCTCGCTACGGCTGCAGGCTTTGAGTCGCACGTTGAGGGGGCCAATGTACAAGTAAGCGCAATCACGGTGGTAGACTTTGCATTAGCAACAACACCAGGATCTATCGCAGGTACTATAACAGATTCAGTATCTACTAATCCTATAGTCGGAGCAGTTGTCCAAGTTTTTGATGGCACCATTCTTGTGAATTTTGCCGATACTGATGGTAGTGGTAACTATACATTTGCTGATCTTGCACCAGGAAGCTATACAGTGGTTGCAAGTGCAGCGGATTATCAATCAAAAGCGGTAGGAGCAATTGTTGTAGCGAGTGCAACAACAACGGTAGACATTGCTTTAAATTCTAACCCTGGCTCAATTACAGGATTGGTGACCAACGCAGCAAATGGCGCAGGAATTGCCGGATCTGTCGTTGAAGTTTTCCAGAATCACACTTTTATTGCATCAGCTTTAACAGATGAGAATGGTAATTATTCAATTACTGGTCTTGCAGCAGGTGATTATATTGTTGTTGCTGGCGCAACAAATTTTGGCACTGCATCAACTGGAGCTACCGTTACTGCTAACAACAGTACTGTAGTTGATTTTGTACTATCTGGTGTTTTTGGCTCAATCTCTGGCACGGTAACAGATGCTACTACAACAGACCCAATTGCAGGAGTAACGATAGGTATTTTTGATGGCCCAGAGTTTCTTGTGTCGGTTATCACCGATGCAAACGGTAATTACCAGGTTGATGATCTCACGCCAGGAGATTATACCGTCATTGCAACAGCAAGCAATTATCAGATTCAAACCAA
The sequence above is drawn from the Candidatus Dependentiae bacterium genome and encodes:
- a CDS encoding carboxypeptidase regulatory-like domain-containing protein, with product MKKIFYYIMLFFCVCLAPHYASAAAIIAGTVTDSVTGLPISGALVEAFRGNQVRYSTTTIGDGTYSLSGIEPSVYTLIISAPGYQTQSVGVNPRNGQVTIVDIALVPNGGTISGTVTNAITTLPIAGATIEVFQDNTLIGQATTNGSGGYSVPNLAPGNYVVLATAAGFESHVEGANVQVSAITVVDFALATTPGSIAGTITDSVSTNPIVGAVVQVFDGTILVNFADTDGSGNYTFADLAPGSYTVVASAADYQSKAVGAIVVASATTTVDIALNSNPGSITGLVTNAANGAGIAGSVVEVFQNHTFIASALTDENGNYSITGLAAGDYIVVAGATNFGTASTGATVTANNSTVVDFVLSGVFGSISGTVTDATTTDPIAGVTIGIFDGPEFLVSVITDANGNYQVDDLTPGDYTVIATASNYQIQTKTATVNSNTTTVVNFALASNPGSLSGTVTDATTNNCKFCS